The Mobula birostris isolate sMobBir1 chromosome 7, sMobBir1.hap1, whole genome shotgun sequence region ctcagcacatcaggcagcatctatggaaggaaatgaacagtcagctTTTCGTGCCATGATTCTTCAACAGGACTTTCATCTCATCAGATCTCATATCTGATCAAGGTGTCTGATTTCATTATGAAACCTGATTAAGAGTCTCAGCCTGATATGGCgacactttattcctctccatagatactgcctgggcctgctgagctccttcagaattttgtgtacatcactcaaggtttccagcatctgcagattttttgtgTTTAGAATCTGTGCTGGAATTTTGAAGGGCAATCTCATAAGTACCACAGTAAAAGTGACTCATTCTCACTTGTTTCATTAGAAAGTGCACAATATGGAGCAGCACGGAAAAGTAGAatttagcataacgctttacagtgacAGCGATCAGAaggtcggggttcaattcccaccactgccactgcccgtaaggagtttgtacatgtgggtttccactgggtgctccagtttcctcccacattccgaaaggAGTACTGATTGATGTTAGTATGTTGTGGACAAGTTAGGTCggtgccggaagcatggcaagactcgtgggctgcctccagcgcatACACTCaccaagtgtatgttcatggttttctgctaccgtagcccatctgcttcaaggtttgacaaGTTGTGCATTCATGGATGCTCTTCTGTTgtaaagtgtggttatttgagttaccgttgcctttctgtcagcttgaaccagtctgactgttcttctctgacctttctcattaacaaggcattttcacccacagaactgccactcactgaatgtgttttttttccttgtaCACTGATCTCAGTAAAatggtgcatgaaaaccccaggagattagcagtttctgagatactcaaataaccccatctggcatcaaatatcattccatggttaaagtcacttagatcacatttctgtcCCATTCtggtgcttggtctgaacaacaactgaatttgaccaggggttcccaacctttctttaaGCCATGGAcctataccattaagcaaggggtctgtagacccctggttgggaagccctgctcttgatcatgtctgcatgcttttatgcatcaaattgctgccacatgatcggctgattagatatttggattaacaagcaggtgtacaggtgtacctaataaagtggccacctagTGTATTGGATTGTATTGGCTGTCAATGCGGACAATATATTCCATTGCATGTTTTGACatttcgatgtatatgtgacaaataaagctaatctccttCATCTCTTCGAAGCTAAACCTCGAGTGACCAGCTGTGCGCAAGGTGGCATGAACATGAATACAACAAGGCTGGACAACGAAACATTGGAAATGCTGAACAGCACTGCCATCCGAATCGCCGTTCCTGCCATTTACCTGACCATCACCATCATTGGTCTGCCCAGCAATGGCATCTCCTTGGTACTGCTTTGCTTCCAAACCCATCCCAAGACACCCTTGGTCATTTTCATGATCAACCTAGCAATCACCGACCTCCTACTTGCCTTCTTCCTGCCTTTCCAGGTTGCCTACCACCTAAACAACAGCAACTGGGTTTTTGGCAACCGCCATTGCACCTTTGTCAGCACGTTATTTTATGCTAATATGTATTGCTCCATCTTGACAATGACATTTATTAGCATCGAACGCTATCTCGGAGTTGTCTTTCCTATATGGTACAAAACTGTGTGGAAGAGAAGGCATGCTGTGATTGCTTGCCTGGGAATATGGGTGACTTTGCTGATTGTTCTACTGCCTTTTGAATATAATGATTTAACATTTGAGGTTCAGGAGCTCAATATTACTACTTGTTTTGATGTACTTAAGGAAAATATCCTTCCTAACCGATATGTATGGGGATTGTTCCTCTTCACCCTGTTTGTTCTGCTCTTCCTGATCCCATTTAGCATCACCATTGTATGCTATGTGTTAGTCATACTGAAACTCTCCCAGAATTCTCACACAAAGGAGCATAAGAAGAAAAAAAGAGCGATATACTTAGCCATTACTGTGCTTTCGGTCTTCATCGTGTGCTTTCTCCCCAGCAACATCACCCTCTTAATTCACATTATACTGAGGCTCGCCTACAATAAGGGTTGCTACACAGCCTACAAGCTGACCTTGTTACTCAGCTGTTTCAACAGCTGTCTCAATCCATTTATTTTCTGCTTTGCttcctcagatttccagcaatgtGTCTATCATTTACTAAATCAGAGGCAGTCGCATGACGGGAATGACATAACCTCACCTCCAACAGCGATGTCTAGTGCAGGTTAGAGTTAATGACACGTGTCAACTGGCCAAACCAAGTATTCAGGGAAGAAAGATATCTCAAAGGTCTCGCCTTATAATTGGTCAACTCGAACTGTAGTGGATTGGTAAGGAGAAAGAAGGACTCAGATTTGACATCTTTTCTtatacagtatacaatctgaTGCTACCAGTTAGGGCTGAATCTAAAGGCAGAAGTCAACAGATCTTTTGGAAGTGGTTAGGAAATGCATCAAAATCCAGGGAATGGAAGTACTTATCAAATTGTAATATTGTTAACTTTTATAACTTCATGCTTCTTGACATCACACTAATATATCAAAAGATACTTCCCTGATCTCTGTCACCAAAAAAGAAAAATACAGCAAACATGTAAAAAGACCATTAGACCATTAGgcataggagtagaagtaggccatttggcccatcgaatatgctccgccatttcatcatggctgatttattatctccccaatgctatttttctgccttctcccagtaacctctgATGTCCtaactaataaagaacctatcaacctccacattaaatatattcaatggctTGGCCCCGAGAGACATCTGTAGCAAATAATTCCACACATTAACCATACtgtaaaattcctcctcatctctgttctagagggacatccttctattctgagactgtacgCTCTTATCCTAAACTCcctcactttaggaaacatcctctcaacatccactctacctatgcctttcaatatttgataggtttcagtgagatcccccttattcttctaaactccaacgagtacagaTCTAGAGCCATCTTGTGCTCCTCATATGactttttcattcccaggatcattcttgtgatccttctctggacccttaccaatgccagcatatcccttTTTAGATAATGGGACCAAAGCTTGCTCAATATCAAAAGATGCTTCCCAAAACAAATACAGCAGACACAGAATCCTCCTCCAAGTTACTTACCATCCCAAACTGGTATGACATTactgttccttcattgttgttgggacagaatccTGAAACTTACTTCCTAACAAAATTTGGGTGGTACCTTCAACATGCAGGTTACATCAGTCCAAGAAGACAAATCACTATCAGTTATACAAGAACAACAAGGAATAGGCATAATTTGCAAGTTTTACTGGTGACCCCCACATAATGCACATAACTGCACCATTATTTGCCTTAATTTACCTGAGATTTTGAGTTCCACAATCTGAAGACAATCTGCACGAAGAGACTTCTCCTGAAACAGGTATTGCACTCATCAATGACATTCACAGGTCAGGAGATTTGGGTTCAGAGTGAAAAATAAAGttagtatcaaagtacatgtacgtcaccatatacaatattaagattcatcttcttgtgtgaatactcaataaatcgttAAAATAATATCCAtaacagaatgaatgaaagactaCTCAACTttggaaataataataaataaataaacaaacaataaatattgagaaaaatgagatgaagagtgcttaAAAGTGAGttgattggttgtgggaacatttcaataatgaggccagtgaagttgagtggagttgccctctttggttcaagagcctgacgagtgaggggtaataactgttcctgaacctggtggtgtaagtcctgaggctcctgtacttttttcctgatggcagtagcgaaaAGAGAACGTCTCGGTGGTTGTGGTGGTCCTGACCTTGGGTATTCTCTGTATGAAATCTACATGATCTCCTTGCAACTCATGTGCATTTCTCCCcaagtgctgcagtttcctcccacatgcccaAGATGTGCTGGTTCACTGAATTATCCGGCCATAGTTAATTGTCCAGGTGGGTGATGGGAAAATCAGGGAGGGGTTTCggagttgatggaaatgtaaGAGGGAAAACAGGATTTGTCACAGAATCACATAGCATCTACACAGtctttcagcccactgagtcttctTCAGCCACAACCCTACTCCTCGTCATGAACTCCCCACTCTGGTTCTctacctgctctggatcttttccctCTGAACCTTATGCCCTCTGaacacactgacctccactctctccgcaccaatgccaaccttaccatcaaacaCACAGACAAAGGGAGTGCTGTTGTTGTGTGGTGGACTGACCTCGACCTTGTTGAGGTCAGGTAGCAACTCTCAGGCACCACCCCTTATCCTTCCCTTGAAAAAGACCCCACTACAGACAATAGGAAACCTGTTTCTGACATCATCACTGACCTCATTGGCTCCAGGGACCTCCCATCCATTGCCATCAAACTCATAGCTTCCTTGCTCTAACTGTTGGGGGTAGGCCCATTTTcactgccccactgaactcgtgtccACATAGCTCAGCGCTATTCTATCCCccttagttcagtcccttcccacatACATCCATGACACCGCTCATGCTCTGGATCTCCTCAACAACTTctaattccctggccctgactgcttcattttcaccatggatgtccagtccctatatacttctattccccccaccccccatcaagaaggccttaaagctcacCGCATTTTTCTCAACAAAAGACCCAAACAGttccccttcaccaccaccctacatggtctggcagaactggtcctcaccctgaacaatttctctttcagctcctctCATTTTCTACAGGCTCAAAGATAGCCATGGGCCCCAGCCatgcctgcttttttgttggctatgCAGAACagcccatgttccaagccttcactggtaatgctccccatctcttcctctgctacatcgatgactgcattggcgctgcttcatgcacccgtgCTGAGATCGTCAatttcaactttgcctccaacttctaccctgcccttaaattcacctggtccatttctgacatctgcttcccttttctagatctttctgtttccatctctggacacaaactgtcaactgacatcttttagAAACCAtctgattcccatggttatcttgtcTATACTCCCTCCaatgctgtctcctgtaaaaatgctattctctgTTCTCAGGTCCTTTGTTTCTGTTGCATCTGTTCCCAAgatgaggttttcctttccaggacatcagagatatcctctttcttcaaagaatggagtttcccttcctccaccattaatgctgccctcacccacaccttctccatttcctggacatccactCTTACCCCATCTTTCCACTggcttaacagggatagagttcctcttgtccttcccTACtacccatgagcctccacatccaacatattattctccacaaCCTCCACTATCTTCAATGGAGTTCCTACCAGTAAACTCATGTTTACCTCCCCGTCCCCACCCATTGCCAACAGGGATCACTCCTtccatgattctcttgtccattcattcctctcCACTAATCTCTGTCCTGTCACATATCCCTGCAAGGTACAGAAATGATGTACCTGctcttttaccttttccatcaccttcattcagggccccaaacagccctttcaggtgaggcaacgttTCACCTGGAAATTTGTTGGGCTTGTCTATTGTATCtcgtgctcctggtgtggcctcctttaCACTGGTGCGACCATCATAAAGTAggagaccactttgttgagcacctctgctccatctgccaaaatcgGAACTTCCTGGTGGACAACCATTTTAACTTCcatacccattcccattctgacatgtcagtctatgaaCTCCTTTTTTGCCATGTTGAGGCCACTGTTAgggcggaggagcaacacctcatattccatctagatgGACTCCAAACTGATGATATGAACATTGagttctccttctggtaatttttttccctcccctttctctattcttctattccccactctggcctcttaccgcTTCTCCACACCTACATATCAGCTCCCCCTAGTGCACcgccttcttccctttctcccatagtctgctcttctcttctctcacatttcttcatctccagccctttacctttccatcccacctggctttacctatcaccttcaagctttccctccttcccctcctctaaCATTTTTCTTctgactccttcccccttccattccagtcctgaaaaggtgtcttggcccaaaacattaactgtctattcatttccatagatgctgcctgacctgctgatttcctcaaaCATTTGGAGTACCTACTCATTTTCgctcatccattttattattcTCAATTTCCCCTCAGATTTCATCATGCATCTACACATTAGGAGCAATTTTCAGTGGCAAACTAACCTACTGACCCACATACATTTGACTGGTGATAGGAAACCGGAGCCCATGCCTCATAATGAGAACAgggaaactccacacagacagcatccaaggtcaagattgaacctggaactatgagggagcaaatttacactctgtggccactttattaggtattcattaatgcaaatatctaatccgcCAATCAGGTggtagcaattcaatgcataaaatcatgtagACATGgttaagaagttcagttgttgttcagaccaaacatccaaATTGGGaagaagtgactttgactgtggaatgatgacAGATGGGGGTCGTTTGACTGTCTcggaaactgctgacctcctgggacttccacactcaacagtccctagagtttacaaagaatggtgttcaaaacaaaaaaaaaatcctgtaaatggcagttctgtggctgaaaatgcctcgttaatgagagaggtcagaggagaatggccagactggttcaagctgaaaaTTTATCAGTTTATGAAAGATTTAGGTAAGATAGATAATCAGAAATAGTCTCTCGAGATAGAAATATCAAACACCAGAGGACGTTCATTTAAGCTAAGATGGGGAAAGCTTCTAGGAGTTTttcaacacaagtgattctgcagatactggaaatcttgagcaacacacagaacatgctagaggaactcagaaagtcagacaacatctatggaggggaataaactgctgacgctttgggctgagacccttcatcagaactggaaaggagggaagcagaaaccagaataagatgacgggaggggaaggagtacaggtggcaggtgacaggtgagaccaggtgagcagGAAGTTGGTGGCGGGGGTTGGGGGGAAATTGAGGGCACAGTTGAGGGGAt contains the following coding sequences:
- the LOC140200029 gene encoding P2Y purinoceptor 8-like, with amino-acid sequence MNMNTTRLDNETLEMLNSTAIRIAVPAIYLTITIIGLPSNGISLVLLCFQTHPKTPLVIFMINLAITDLLLAFFLPFQVAYHLNNSNWVFGNRHCTFVSTLFYANMYCSILTMTFISIERYLGVVFPIWYKTVWKRRHAVIACLGIWVTLLIVLLPFEYNDLTFEVQELNITTCFDVLKENILPNRYVWGLFLFTLFVLLFLIPFSITIVCYVLVILKLSQNSHTKEHKKKKRAIYLAITVLSVFIVCFLPSNITLLIHIILRLAYNKGCYTAYKLTLLLSCFNSCLNPFIFCFASSDFQQCVYHLLNQRQSHDGNDITSPPTAMSSAG